Part of the Spirochaetota bacterium genome is shown below.
GGTGACTGGGGAGTAGGCAGCGATCTCGATGTTGTCGTTGTGGTGAACGAAACCGGGATTCCATTCGAGAGACGCGCCCTGAAGTACGATTCCACTACGCTTCCCGTACCCGCGGACCTTTTCGTATATTCGGTTACCGAATGGGAAACAATGCGAAAGGGCGCATTCGGCGCCAGGGTGGAGAAAGAGGCCGTGTGGGTATTCGATCGCGCCGGGACGGTGCCGGTGGTCGTCTCGCCGTAATGACCATCC
Proteins encoded:
- a CDS encoding nucleotidyltransferase domain-containing protein, which translates into the protein MPVRSLSSSVLKWPNAKAVDAAVRDWAKTRAATHSGILRIGYFGSYARGDWGVGSDLDVVVVVNETGIPFERRALKYDSTTLPVPADLFVYSVTEWETMRKGAFGARVEKEAVWVFDRAGTVPVVVSP